The genomic interval GTCGATGATCTCGGTCATGGCCGGGAGTGGTTCGCGCCGGCTAATCAACCCAACGCATTCGTGCCCAATCGGGGGGCGAGTACGGAGAGAGTGTTCGCGTTCGTGTATAGCAGCGGCCGGGCCGCCGGCGCGGGGCTACTCGTACAGCGGGTGCGCGTCGGTGAGCGCGTCCACCTCGGCGCTCGCCTCGGCCTTCACGTCGGCGTCGTCGGGCGCGTCCACGACGGTCGCGATGACCTCGGCGACGCGTTCCATCTCGGCCTCGCCCATGCCGCGGGTCGTGAGCGCGGGCGTGCCGGCGCGGATGCCGGAGGGGTTGAACGGCGAGCGCGTCTCGCCGGGCACGGTGTTCGCGTTGAGGACGAGGCCGACCTCCTCCAGCGCCTCCTCGGCGGTGCCGCCGGTCGTGTCGGGGTGCGAGGGCCGCAGGTCAACGAGCACGAGGTGGGTGTCCGTCCCGCCCGAGACGATCTCGAATCCGTGGGCCGCGAGGGCGTCGGCGAGCGTCCGGGCGTTGGCGACGACCTGCTCCGCGTACTCCGTGAAGGAGGGGTCGAGCGCCTCCTTGAAGCCGACGGCCTTCCCCGCGACGTTGTGCATCAGGGGACCGCCCTGCGCGCCGGGGAAGACGGCCGAGTCGATGTCGCTCGCGTGTTCCTCGCCGCACATGATGATGCCGCCGCGGCCCGCGCGGATGGTCTTGTGCGTCGAGCCCGTGACGAAGTCCGCGACGCCGACGGGGGACTCGTGGACGCCCGCCGCGACCAGCCCGGTGATGTGCGCGATGTCCGCGAGGTGGTAGGCATCGACGGCGTCCGCGGCCTCCTGCACGCGCTCGAACTCGACCTCGCGCGGGTACGCGGAGAAGCCCGAGACGATGACGTCCGGCTCGAAGGCCTCGGCCTGCTCGCGTAGCCCCTCGTAGTCGATGTAGCCGGTTTCCTCGTCCACCTCGTACTGCTCGACCTCGTAGGTCTTGCCCGTGAAGTTCGCCGGGTGGCCGTGGCTCAGATGGCCGCCGTGGTTGAGGTCGAGCGAGAGTATCTTGTCGCCGGGTTCGAGAATCGCGGTGTAGACGCCCATGTTCGCCTGCGTGCCGGAGTGGGGCTGGACGTTGACGTGTTCGGCACCCCAGAGCTCCCTCGCGCGCTCGATGGCGAGTTCCTCGACGTCGTCGGCGTACTCGCAGCCGGCGTAGTAGCGCTTCCCCGGGTAGCCCTCGGCGTACTTGTTCGTCAGCGCGGAGCCCTGCGCCGCCATGACTGCCTCGGAGACGTGGTTCTCGCTGGCGATCATCGCGAGCGTGTCGCGCTGCCGCCCCAGCTCGCCGTCGAGGGCGTCGGCGACCGCGGGGTCCGTCTCGCGGACGGTCTCGTGGTTCATACGCGAGCGTTCGGCCGCCGCACAATGAAGCTACCCGTCCGCGGCAACGCCGTTCAGGCGGTGAATTGATACGCCCCCGTCCGAACGGGAGGACGTTCGATGATCGAGTGGGTCCCGACCGCCGACGGCGTGGCCGCCGTGGGCCGGAACGGGTCGGTGCGGCTGGCGAGGACCGACTGGGAACGGACCCCGCCCGCGCTCCCGCTTCCCTACCCCTCCGACGCCGGAATCGCGGGGCGGCTGACGGCGCTGGAACTCGACGCCCCCGCACACCCCGACGGGCTCCCGACGGACGGCTACGTCCCCGACGGCGAGCACGTCGTCGCCGTCGGGCGCGACGATGACCTGGAAGCCGCGGTGCGCTTCGAGGGACCGGCCCGGGTCGCGACGGCCGCGGACTCGACCCGGCTCGCCTTCCCCGAGCCGTCGCCCGTCGCCGTCGGCGTCCGCGACGCGCCGCCCGCCCCCGAGACGATACCCGTCCCGCGGACTCCCGCGGGGGTGGCCGCCGCCGTCGGCGTGGCCGGCGGGCGGCTCCCCGACGGCCCCGAACGGTCCTTCCCGCCCGAGCGACCGCATCCGCCGCTCGTGGAGTACGACGACGTGCCCGCGCCGGGGACGGGCGAGCGCGCGGTCCGGTTCGCGGTCCCCGACGACCTCGACCACGTCCTCGTGGCCGCGCCGCTCGCCTACTACCTCGGCGCGGACCTGACCGTCGGCGCGGACGCGCCGCTCCTCTCGGTGCCCGAAACGGGGTTCGAGTACGCCTTCGGCTCGCTTCCGACGTTCGCGAGCGAGGTCGCCGACGCCCTCCGGCGGGTCGTCCACCTCGACCGGTGTGCCCGCGCCGTCGAGGCGGAGCGGCTCGACCCGGGGCCGCTCGCCGGCCTCGGCCTCGACCCCGCGGCGGTGCGGGGGGTTCCGCCCGCGACCCGATACGCGACCTTCCTCGACGCCGACCTCGACGCGCTCCCGGACTGGCACCTCTCGACGTACGTCGAGGCCGGCTACGAGCGGGCGCGGGCGCTCCCGGCCCTGCTCGACCGCCTCTCGCTCGTCTATCCGGCGGAGGCGACGGAGATGTCGCCCCGGGACCTGCTCTCGGCGTCGCTCGACGATTTCTACCGCGGGGCCGTCTCCATCAGCCCGCTCGCGCCGGAACTCGGGGTCGGCGACGCCCACGCGTGGCTCGCGGACGGCGAGGTGGTGGACGCGTTCAAGACGACCCCGCGGGCGTTCGAGAACGCCCGTTCGCGCCGCGACCGCGGGGACGCGCTCTCCGTCGCCGTCGTGCTCAACGACCCGGCGATGGACGACGAACTCGCCGTCGCGGACGCCTATCGGGACCGGGCCGGCGCGGTGCCGCTCTCCGTCGAGGTCCACGAGTCCCTCGCCACGGACGACCTCGCCGCGGTCCTCGAACGCCCCACCGACTTCGTCCACTACGTCGGTCACTGCGAGGCCGCCGGGCTGGAATGCCCCGACGGCTACCTCTCGGCCGACTCGCTCGACCGCTCGGGCGCGCGGGCCTTCTTCCTCAACGCCTGCGGTTCCTACCGGGAAGGGGAGGCGCTCGTCGAGCGCGGCAGCGTCGCCGGCGCCGTGACGCTGGAGAAGGTCCTGAACGAGCAGGCGGCCAAGGTCGGCACCGCGTTCGGTCGCCTCGTCGTCGCCGGCTTCTCCGTCGAGCGGGCGCTCTCGCTCGCGCGACGGCGCATCATGATGGGGCGGGACTACGCCGCCGTCGGGGACGCGACGGCCCGGGTCGCCCCGAGCGTCGGCGAGCGCGGCGTCCTCGTCGTGGAGGAGACGACGCGCGACGGCTACGCGGTCCGCTACGACGCCGCCCCGAACGGCGGCGGGAGCTACCGCGACCCCTTCACCGGCGACCGGCGGCCGCGGGGGGAACCGTCGCGGGCGACTCTCGACCGCGCGGCGATGCGGGCGTTCCTCGACGGCCGCGCGGTGCCGGTCCGGTTCGACGGGGACCTCCGGTGGCCCGAGGAGGTCGCGGGCACCCTCGACCGGGTCCGGGGCGTCCGGCAGTCGGTCCGGCGACCGTAGGTCGGCCCTACCGCCGCTGTATAAGCGTTAGGCACACTATTACGGCTGAAACGTCCGCTAATATTATCCGGATAGACCTCGTACTAAGTCGATATGAGCGTGGAAACGAACCTGATGGAGCGCTCCGTCGCCGCGGTGCTCCGGGAGGCCATCGACGCGGCCGACGGGGAACTGTACGTCGTCAACCCCTCGACCGACACCGTCGAGGAACTGCTCGACGAGATGACCGAGTCGTCCGGCCCCACGGTGCGCGTGCTCGCCGCCGAGCGCGTGCTGAAGGACCTCTCCCGCGACTTCAAGCAGGCCAGCGCAGCCGCCGACCTCCGCGAGGCCGGCCGGCTGGAGCTTCGCGCCTTCGGCGCCACGGACAACACCCTCCTCGTCACCGAGGAGGCCGTCGTCGCCGTCGTCGCCGCCGGGGGCCGCGCCGCCGGCCTCGTCACCGACGACGCGTCGTTCATCCAGGGCGCGTACGAGGAGTACGCGGCCGCCTTCGACGACGCCGAGGAGTTCTCGCTGCGGACGCCCGGCCGGACCCGGGTGCGCGAGACGCTCGCCGAGAGCATGGGCGAGGAGACGGCCGACGACTTCGACGGCGTGCTCGCCTCGATGGAGACCGCCCGCGGCAACGGCGACGGCCTCGACGAGGTGACGGTCTCGCTGCTCGTCGCGGCGAAGAACGAGGAGCTGCTCTACGACATCTCGAAGTGGGGCGAGGACGTGGGTATCGCCTCGAAGGCGACCTTCTCGCGCACCAAGAGCGAACTGGAGGAGAAGGGCCTCATCACGACCGAGAAGGTCCCCATCGACGTGGGGCGGCCGCGCCTCCGCCTGAAGCTCGGCGACGACCGCCTCGCCGACGCCTCCTCGGCCGAACTCGCCTCCGTCGCGCAGTCCGTCCTCGCGAAGTAGAGTAGCCGGGCTTTTTCTCCCGCCGCCGCCGACCGCGGGTATGCACGTAGGACTCGTCGGGAGCGGTCCCGCCGCCGCGGCCGCCCGCGACGCCGTCGCGCCGGTCGCCGATTCGGTGACGGCGCTCGACCCCGACGCGGTGGGCAACGTGGACCTCGCGCTCGTCGTCGGTCGGGTCGGCGCGGACGGGTTCGACGCCGCGAACGCGACCGCCCGCGCCACGGGCACCCCGTGGCTCGCCGTCGAACTCGGCGGCGTCGGCGGGCACCCGCTTCCCGACATCGAGGCCGCGGTCTCCGGCTTCGCGCCCGGGCAGGGCTGTTTCGACTGTCTCCGGAGCCGCGTCGCCGCCAACGCCGAGGGCTCGGCCCGACCGGGCGCCGACGACGCGGACGCGCGGTTCGCCGGCGCGCTCGCGGGCCGCGAGGCGGTCAGACTGGCGAGCGGCGAGCCGTCGCCCGCCCTCGGCGGCGTCATCGAGGTCCCGCACGCACAGCGCCGCTTCCTCCCCGTGCCGGACTGCGACTGCGCCGACGGGCGCGACCGGAGCCTCGACCGGAGCCACGAGCCGCGCGACCTCGACGCCGCGCTCGGGGCCGCGGAGCGGGCGCTCGACCCCCGTGTCGGCATCGTGCGGGAGGTCGGCGAGGTGGAATCGTTCCCCGCGCCGTACTACCTCGCGGAGCTAGCCGACACGACGGGCTTCTCCGACGTACAGGCCAGCCGGAAGGCCGCGGGCGTCGCTGCCGGCTGGGACACCGCGTTCATGAAGGCGCTCGGCGAGGGACTGGAACGGTACGCCGCGGGCGTCTACCGCGAGCGCGAGTTCGAGCGAAGCGCCCCGGCCGACACCCCGAACGGCGTCGCGCCGGCGGAGTTCGTCGCGTCCCCGGCCTTTCCCGACCCCGACCCCGACGCGGCGATACCGTGGGTCGTCGGCGAGCGCCTCGACACGGGCGCGCCGGCGAAGCTCCCCGCCGAGTTCGTCGCCTTCCCGCCGCCGGACCAGCGGCACCGTCCGGCCATCACGACCGGGCTCGGCCTCGGGAACGGGGGCGTCGAGGCGCTCCTCTCGGGGCTGTACGAGGTCGTGGAGCGCGACGCCGCGATGCTCGCGTGGTACTCCACCTTCGAGCCGCTGGGGCTCGACGTGGACGACGACCGCTACCGCGAGATAGCGAAGCGCGCGCGCTCCGAGGGGTTGGAGGCGACGGCGCTCCTCCTGACACAGGACGCGGACGTGCCCGTCGTGGCCGCGTGTCTCCACCGCGACTCGGGCGCGTGGCCCCGCTTCGCCGCCGGGATGGCCGCCGACCTCGACCCCGAGGCCGCCGCGGCGGGCGCGCTGGAGGAGGCGCTCCAGAACTGGCTCGAACTCCGGGGGATGGGGAAGGCCGACGCGAGCTCCGAGTCGGGTGCTATCGGCTCCTACGCCGAGTTCCCGCCCGCGGCCCGCGAGTTCGTCGCCCCCGACGCGACGGTGCCGGCCGCGAGCGTCGGCCCGGACGGGTCGTTCGACGGCGAGTCCGAGCTTTCGGCGCTCGTCGAGCGGGTCGTCGAGGCAGGGATGGAGCCGTACGCGGCTCGGCTGACGCCCCGCGACCTCGACGCGCTGGGCTTCGAGGCGGTTCGCGTGCTCGTGCCGAGCGCGCAGCCGCTCTTTACGGACGAGCCGTACTTCGGGGAGCGTGCCGAGCGCGTTCCCCGCGAGCTGGGCTTCGAGCCGCGGCCCGACCGCGACCACCACCCGTTCCCGTAATCAGATACCGAAGGTCACGCGCAGCATGTCGCGGCTCCCCGGGCCGAGCCCGACCGCGAGGATGGCGACCAGCAGGAGCACGGCGTAGCGGGGCTCCTCGTCGAAGATGCGCTCGTCGAACACCCACACCACGAGCGTCGCGGCCACGAGCTTCACGACGAGGAAGGCCCACGAGGTGCCGATGACCTCGGAGAGCCACGCCGGCTGGAACTGCTCGGTGACCGAGATGACGAAGCGGTTCGCGGGGTGTTTCGCGCCGTACTCGACGGGGACCCCGATGGCCCCGACCCAGTCCGCCGCGATGACGTTCGCCACGCCGTCCACGGCGTGGCCGAAGAGGACGACGAGCCCGACGAGGCCCGTTCCCTCGTGTATCTCCGGCTTGACGCGGTCCACGAGGGCGTACACGGCGACGGCGAGCACGGCCGCGAGGCCGATGGTGAGGCCCGTCATCTGCGGGTAGAAGCCCGCGCCGGCCACCGCGCCCGCGAGTTCCGCCGTCACGAAGTAGAACAGGAACCCGACGGTGGCGAGGACGACGCCCCAGCCGACGGCGAACAGCGGCCGGTCGTAGTGGTCGGCGTAGCCGGCCCGCGCCGCGTAGACGGTGGCGACGATGGCCCCGAGCGTGAGGAAGAAGACGGTGAAGTAGATGACCGGCGAGATGATGAGCGAGTTCGCCGGGTACGAGAGCAGCGCCTCGACGCCCTGCGGAACGGCGTCGTTGGCGTCCTCGACGA from Halosegnis marinus carries:
- the glyA gene encoding serine hydroxymethyltransferase; its protein translation is MNHETVRETDPAVADALDGELGRQRDTLAMIASENHVSEAVMAAQGSALTNKYAEGYPGKRYYAGCEYADDVEELAIERARELWGAEHVNVQPHSGTQANMGVYTAILEPGDKILSLDLNHGGHLSHGHPANFTGKTYEVEQYEVDEETGYIDYEGLREQAEAFEPDVIVSGFSAYPREVEFERVQEAADAVDAYHLADIAHITGLVAAGVHESPVGVADFVTGSTHKTIRAGRGGIIMCGEEHASDIDSAVFPGAQGGPLMHNVAGKAVGFKEALDPSFTEYAEQVVANARTLADALAAHGFEIVSGGTDTHLVLVDLRPSHPDTTGGTAEEALEEVGLVLNANTVPGETRSPFNPSGIRAGTPALTTRGMGEAEMERVAEVIATVVDAPDDADVKAEASAEVDALTDAHPLYE
- the tbsP gene encoding transcriptional regulator TbsP, with amino-acid sequence METNLMERSVAAVLREAIDAADGELYVVNPSTDTVEELLDEMTESSGPTVRVLAAERVLKDLSRDFKQASAAADLREAGRLELRAFGATDNTLLVTEEAVVAVVAAGGRAAGLVTDDASFIQGAYEEYAAAFDDAEEFSLRTPGRTRVRETLAESMGEETADDFDGVLASMETARGNGDGLDEVTVSLLVAAKNEELLYDISKWGEDVGIASKATFSRTKSELEEKGLITTEKVPIDVGRPRLRLKLGDDRLADASSAELASVAQSVLAK
- a CDS encoding YcaO-like family protein, with the protein product MHVGLVGSGPAAAAARDAVAPVADSVTALDPDAVGNVDLALVVGRVGADGFDAANATARATGTPWLAVELGGVGGHPLPDIEAAVSGFAPGQGCFDCLRSRVAANAEGSARPGADDADARFAGALAGREAVRLASGEPSPALGGVIEVPHAQRRFLPVPDCDCADGRDRSLDRSHEPRDLDAALGAAERALDPRVGIVREVGEVESFPAPYYLAELADTTGFSDVQASRKAAGVAAGWDTAFMKALGEGLERYAAGVYREREFERSAPADTPNGVAPAEFVASPAFPDPDPDAAIPWVVGERLDTGAPAKLPAEFVAFPPPDQRHRPAITTGLGLGNGGVEALLSGLYEVVERDAAMLAWYSTFEPLGLDVDDDRYREIAKRARSEGLEATALLLTQDADVPVVAACLHRDSGAWPRFAAGMAADLDPEAAAAGALEEALQNWLELRGMGKADASSESGAIGSYAEFPPAAREFVAPDATVPAASVGPDGSFDGESELSALVERVVEAGMEPYAARLTPRDLDALGFEAVRVLVPSAQPLFTDEPYFGERAERVPRELGFEPRPDRDHHPFP
- a CDS encoding DUF63 family protein; its protein translation is MQDPREWDRGRAWLATLVAAVAALAGGALLAPDAVWDGFLWHYFWGPVYADANNAVCAAMRPGGPELLFSQSACAAADAATVVAEPGYTVVSEIGYAVTLVFFLVGLLELLNRLDIGSTKRLFYALVPFMFFGGALRVVEDANDAVPQGVEALLSYPANSLIISPVIYFTVFFLTLGAIVATVYAARAGYADHYDRPLFAVGWGVVLATVGFLFYFVTAELAGAVAGAGFYPQMTGLTIGLAAVLAVAVYALVDRVKPEIHEGTGLVGLVVLFGHAVDGVANVIAADWVGAIGVPVEYGAKHPANRFVISVTEQFQPAWLSEVIGTSWAFLVVKLVAATLVVWVFDERIFDEEPRYAVLLLVAILAVGLGPGSRDMLRVTFGI